The following proteins are co-located in the Betta splendens chromosome 9, fBetSpl5.4, whole genome shotgun sequence genome:
- the dock8 gene encoding dedicator of cytokinesis protein 8 isoform X2, translating into MASLGSAERRAFALKINRHSSAEIRRHFGGSYGFYHSRSNSNASASPALTVPQSYDAVEPLDLEEFLISQLRSGDSVLMQEIGDFPDDDLKVEQVDKECRTVRDSVPAEGEELDPHVRDCVKSYTQPWLVVSRRCQGDGWSSYSERSGVHKLLRKQTFESDVQAENQVKPVKSPTLAGLTDDSGRTLTSSDFNLRCLTPDQRVEGLLAFSSHEELDRLNQEARHSHRPTELFALCQPADEEDAVEIRPIPDCPKEHVGDRILVRCQAIKFEIDIEPLFATMALYDLKEKKKISENFYCDMNSEQFRNFLKPHTPQVDLSTQARSAIFSITYPSPDIYLVIKIEKVLQQGEIGECADPYMTLKECDTAKNKDKLEKLRNQAENFCTRLGRYRMPFAWATVKIMEVISTATLERDVTDSDSLKGGKSSSIDRKAQLPRRNSERYSMMEEQFCNISAFKPATITISTIFKQEGDRLSDEDLLKFLAEIKKTSNAQRRLKTIPGWIKLDMSPVHDTPLACLSTELIPLVPAAEKLTRPIKEVLEFPSSEVYVPHNVYRNLLYVYPQRLNFVNRLTSARNISIKIQFMSGEDPSHTLPVIFGKSNSPEFLQEAYTPVTYHNKSPDFYEEVKMILPARLTERHHLLFTFYHISCQQKQNQSGSCETLIGYSWLPILNNDRLQTGSFCLPIILDRLPFNYSLHTPEKLPPQVPPVKWMESHKGLFNLQIDAVSSVHTQDNHLERFFTLCHALEGGATFPLRVRDEKIPENKLEHELKLSIISLSSSGLEPLVLFLHLVLDKLFTLIMQPMVIAGQTANLAQIAFESVVSIVNSLHNSQELIRDQQGRNSLLATYLYWVFRLPDPPRDMQNIGSTIPSSESRYSTMGRATAATVGSMLLQSRVRSSSNPDIPAPHTSDEDTEVSNILLSKGLNNPGSRMSTYVDVNHHQNPTGSTRPSSRKQFHEELALQMVVSTGVCRENAYKYAWFFFELLVKSMAQHVSQMDKQYVPRRNRFSDRFKDDIATIVAVVTAEIATILVKQQKEVEQAEKVNISLAFFLYDLLSLMDRGFVFQLVKNYCNTMSTKCVSMPTLISMRLEFLRILCSHEHYLNLSLFFSSPASAPASPSPSISSQGSGSCGYQEQQRILGLFELSPEFKQQHYLAGLLLTELSAALDMESEGGKVQRKAINAIYSLLCSHDLDQRCVKPEVRAKVAALYLPLVGIIIDSTSYLDFTVAEARGGKNKTGGPEDDLENVAPINQCVAMAIAGNPISTLGRSALVSMASLQGKSVATLAADTSRHLLVCFLWVMKNADKSLIQRWTVEMPPSQLNKLLELLTICVSCFEYRGKQSSDKVSTQALQKSQQAKLQLEEALLKGMGARGEMMKRVGGTDRTMGQRENLRWRKDRTQWRQSNDKQDKTKAELDQEALISGNLATETNLIMLDLLETIVQAVPLAECKDNVIGGVLKVLLHSLTCSQSTTFLSHTFSTLRALVVKFADLLFEEEAEQCADLCQKVLQYCSSPVDENRSQACATLYVIMRYSFSNASNFSRVKMQVTMSLASLVGKSSDFQEDNLRCSLRTILAYAEEDTVMQNTQLPSQVDELLRNLNSILSDTVKMREFQEDPEMLMDLMYRIAKGYQTSPDLRLTWLQNMAEKHNNRKCYTESAMCLVHAAALVAEYLSMLEDHKYLPVGSVTFQNISPNVLEESAVSDDILSPDEDGVCSGRYFTESGLVGLLEQAAELFSNGGLYEAVNEVYKIIVPILEAHRDFRKLASTHDKLQRAFDNIIQKGHKRMFGTYFRVGFYGAKFGDLDEREFIYKEPGITHLPEISHRLENFYSQCFGDDTLVMIKDSTPVDRKQLNSSKAYIQITFVEPYFDDYEMKDRLTNFEKNFNLRRFMYTTPFTKGGRPRGELYEQYKRKTILTTMHAFPYVKTRINVIQKEEFDLTPIEVAIEDMQKKTRELASATHREQPDAKMLQMQLQGSVGATVNQGPLEVAQVFLNEIPADPKLFRHHNKLRLCFKEFIMRCGEAVEKNKHLIAADQKEYQQELKKNYNRLRENLRPMLERKIPELYKPIIRPRLENRDSFKRLSLRRAPEENA; encoded by the exons gCATTCTTCTGCGGAGATCAGGCGACACTTTGGTGGGAGCTATGGGTTCTACCACAGCCGCTCCAACTCCAACGCCTCAGCCTCTCCCGCCCTCACTGTG CCCCAGTCATATGACGCAGTGGAGCCTCTGGACCTGGAGGAGTTCTTGATCTCACAGCTACGAAGCGGCGACTCCGTCCTGATGCAAGAAATCGGAGACTTTCCCGATGACGACCTCAAAGTGGAGCAGGTGGACAAGGAGTGTCGCACCGTTCGAGACTCCGTCCCCGCAGAAGG agaggagctggatcCCCATGTGAGAGACTGCGTGAAGAGTTACACCCAGCCGTGGCTCGTGGTCTCTAGAAG gTGCCAGGGGGACGGCTGGAGCTCCTACTCGGAGCGGTCTGGTGTGCACAAGCTCCTTCGGAAACAGACGTTCGAGTCCGATGTCCAGGCAGAAAACCAAGTGAAACCA GTCAAGTCTCCAACTCTAGCAGGACTGACTGATGACTCTGGTCGCACTCTGACCTCTTCCGACTTCAACCTGCGCTGTTTAACTCCGGACCAGAGAGTGGAGGGACTGTTGGCCTTCAGCAGCCATGAGGAGTTGGACCGCCTCAACCAGGAGGCCCGGCACAGCCACAGACCCACCGAGCTCTTTGCCCTGTGCCAACCAGCCGATGAG GAGGACGCCGTCGAGATCCGGCCCATCCCTGACTGCCCTAAGGAACACGTCGGGGACCGTATCCTGGTCCGATGCCAGGCCATCAA aTTCGAGATTGACATTGAGCCGTTGTTTGCGACGATGGCTCTGTATGActtgaaggagaagaagaag ATATCAGAAAACTTCTACTGTGATATGAACTCGGAACAGTTCAGGAACTTCTTGAAGCCTCACACTCCACAAGTGGATCTGTCCACGCAGGCCAGATCGGCCATCTTCTCCATCACCTACCCTTCTCCAGACATCTACCTAGTCATAAAg aTTGAAAAGGTTCTACAGCAGGGAGAGATCGGTGAGTGTGCCGACCCCTACATGACTCTGAAGGAATGCGACACTGCCAAG AACAAGGACAAACTTGAGAAGCTGCGTAACCAGGCAGAGAATTTCTGCACCAGGCTGGGCCGTTATCGCATGCCTTTCGCCTGGGCCACGGTTAAAATCATGGAGGTCATCTCTACCGCGACCCTAGAACGCGACGTCACAGACTCCGATAGCTTGAAAGGAG GCAAATCCAGCAGCATTGACCGAAAAGCACAGCTTCCCAGGAGGAACTCGGAACGCTACAGTATGATGGAGGAACAGTTCTGCAACATTTCTGCCTTCAAACCTGCTACAATCACTATCAGCACCATCTTCAAACAG GAAGGAGACCGCTTGAGTGATGAGGACCTGCTGAAGTTCTTAGCTGAGATCAAGAAAACCTCTAATGCACAGAGGAGACTCAAGACAATACCAG GTTGGATAAAGCTGGACATGTCTCCAGTCCATGACACACCGCTGGCGTGTTTGTCCACTGAGCTCATCCCTCTGGTCCCTGCGGCTGAGAAATTAACTCGGCCAATCAAAGAGGTGCTGGAGTTCCCCTCCAGCGAGGTTTACGTCCCTCACAATGTTTACAG GAACCTGCTCTACGTCTACCCCCAGAGGCTCAACTTTGTCAACAGGCTGACGTCGGCCAGAAACATCTCCATTAAAATCCAGTTCATGAGTGGAGAGGACCCCAGCCACACCCTGCCG GTCATTTTTGGGAAATCAAACAGCCCAGAGTTTCTACAGGAAGCCTACACCCCCGTCACCTACCACAACAA GTCCCCTGACTTCTACGAGGAGGTGAAGATGATTCTTCCGGCTCGTCTGACGGAGAGACACCACCTGCTGTTCACCTTCTACCACATCAGCTgccagcagaagcagaaccagAGCGGCAGCTGCGAGACGCTCATCGGTTACTCT TGGCTGCCCATTCTGAACAATGACCGCCTGCAGACCGGTTCGTTCTGTCTGCCTATTATTCTGGACAGGCTCCCCTTCAACTACTCCCTGCACACGCCTGAG AAACTTCCTCCTCAGGTTCCTCCAGTCAAATGGATGGAGAGCCACAAAGGACTTTTCAACCTCCAGATTGACGCTGTTTcgtctgtacacacacag GACAATCATCTGGAGCGTTTCTTCACACTGTGCCATGCCCTGGAGGGCGGCGCCACGTTCCCTCTGCGAGTCAGAGATGAAAAGATTCCCGAGAACAAGCTGGAGCACGAGTTGAAGCTCAGCATCATTTCCCTGTCCTCCTCCGGTTTGGAGCCTCtggtcctcttcctccacctggtGCTGGATAAACTCTTCACCCTCATCATGCAGCCCATGGTCATTGCTGGCCAGACCG cCAATCTGGCCCAAATAGCCTTCGAGTCTGTGGTGTCTATTGTCAACAGCCTGCACAACAGTCAGGAGCTGATCAGGGACCAGCAGGGCAGGAACAGCCTGTTGGCGACCTACCTTTACTGGGTGTTTCGTCTCCCTGACCCGCCTCGAGACATGCAGAACATAG GGAGCACGATCCCGTCGTCGGAGAGCCGATACAGCACCATGGGCCGGGCCACGGCGGCCACGGTGGGCAGCATGCTCCTCCAGTCCAGAgtccgcagcagcagcaacccTGACATTCCTGCTCCACACACCTCTGATGAAGACACCGAGGTCAGCAACATCCTCCTCTCCAAG GGTCTCAACAACCCAGGCAGCCGCATGTCCACCTATGTGGACGTGAACCACcatcagaaccccacagggagCACCAGGCCGTCCAGCCGGAAG CAGTTTCATGAGGAGCTGGCCCTTCAGATGGTCGTCAGCACTGGGGTCTGCAGAGAGAACGCATACAAATATGCCTGGTTCTTCTTCGAACTACTG GTGAAAAGCATGGCTCAGCATGTGTCTCAGATGGACAAGCAATACGTCCCCCGGCGCAACCGCTTCTCGGACAGATTTAAGGATGACATCGCCACCATCGTCGCCGTGGTTACAGCTGAGATTGCAACCATCCTTGTGAAGCAGCAAAAA gaggtAGAGCAAGCAGAGAAAGTCAACATCAGCCTGGCTTTCTTCCTCTATGACCTGCTGTCTCTCATGGACCGGGGATTTGTCTTCCAGCTGGTGAAAAACTACTGCAACACG ATGTCGACGAAATGTGTTTCAATGCCGACGCTGATCAGCATGCGCCTGGAGTTCCTGCGGATCTTGTGCAGCCACGAGCATTACCTCAACCTGAGCCTGTTCTTCAGTAGCCCTGCCTCGGCCCCCGCCTCACCTAGTCCGTCCATCTCATCGCAG GGTTCCGGCTCGTGCGGCtaccaggagcagcagcggatcCTGGGGCTGTTTGAGCTTTCTCCCGAGTTCAAGCAGCAGCACTACCTCGCTGGTCTGCTGCTGACGGAGCTCAGTGCAGCCCTGGACATGGAATCAGAGGG AGGAAAGGTCCAGAGAAAGGCCATTAATGCCATCTACAGCCTGTTATGTTCCCATGATCTTGACCAGCGCTGTGTTAAACCTGAGGTCAGAGCCAAGGTGGCCGCTCTCTACCTCCCCCTAGTGGGGATCATCATAGACTCCACCAGCTACCTGGACTTCACTG TTGCCGAAGCACGTGGtgggaaaaacaagacaggCGGGCCCGAGGATGACCTTGAAAACGTCGCACCCATCAATCAgtgtgttgccatggcgattGCTGGGAACCCCATCAGCACGCTGGGACGCAGTGCTCTCGTTTCCATGGCATCCCTG CAAGGTAAATCTGTGGCCACCCTGGCAGCCGACACCAGCCGCCACCTGttagtgtgttttctgtgggtGATGAAGAACGCCGATAAGAGTCTGATTCAGCGCTGGACTGTAGAGATGCCTCCCTCGCAGctcaacaagctgctggagctgctcacgATCTGCGTGTCCTGCTTTGAATACAGG GGGAAGCAGAGCAGCGACAAAGTGAGCACCCAGGCCCTGCAGAAGTCACAGcaggccaagctgcagctggaggaggctctgCTGAAAGGAATGGGTGCCCGTGGGGAGATGATGAAACGGGTCGGAG GAACAGACAGGACCATGGGTCAGAGAGAGAACCTGCGCTGGAGGAAAGACCGGACTCAGTGGAGACAGTCCAACGACAAGCAGGACAA GACTAAAGCCGAGTTGGACCAGGAGGCTCTGATCAGTGGGAACTTGGCCACTGAGACAAACCTCATCATGCTAGATCTCCTGGAGACCATTGTCCAG GCGGTGCCGCTGGCCGAATGCAAGGACAACGTGATCGGCGGCGTGCTGAAAGTGTTACTCCACTCCCTCACCTGCAGCCAGAGCACGACTTTCCTCTCCCACACCTTCAGCACACTCAGAGCGCTTGTTGTGAAG TTCGCGGACCTGTTGttcgaggaggaggcggagcagtGCGCGGACCTGTGCCAGAAGGTGCTCCAGTACTGCAGCAGCCCCGTGGATGAAAACAGGAGCCAGGCCTGCGCCACCCTGTACGTCATCATGAGATACAGCTTCAGCAATGCCAGT AACTTCTCTAGGGTGAAGATGCAGGTCACCATGTCTTTAGCCTCGCTGGTGGGAAAGTCCTCCGACTTCCAGGAGGACAACCTGCGATGCTCCCTGCGCACCATTCTGGCCTACGCAGAGGAGGACACGGTGATGCAGAACACCCAGCTGCCCTCGCAG GTGGACGAGCTTCTTCGAAACCTCAACAGTATCCTGTCAGACACGGTGAAGATGAGGGAGTTCCAGGAGGATCCCGAGATGCTCATGGACCTCATGTACAG GATAGCGAAGGGCTACCAGACATCTCCCGACCTCCGTCTGACCTGGCTCCAGAACATGGCCGAGAAACACAATAACAGGAAGTGCTACACTGAGTCAGCCATGTGTCTGGTCCACGCcgctgccctggtggccgagtaCCTCAGCATGTTGGAGGACCACAAGTACCTGCCCGTTGGCAGCGTCACCTTCCAG aacATCTCCCCCAACGTGCTGGAGGAGTCGGCCGTGTCGGATGACATCCTGTCCCCAGACGAGGACGGGGTGTGTTCGGGACGCTACTTCACTGAGAGCGGCCTGGTGGggctgctggagcaggctgcCGAGCTCTTCAGCAAT GGGGGTCTCTACGAGGCAGTCAATGAGGTCTACAAGATCATCGTACCAATTTTAGAGGCTCACCGAGACTTCAGGAAACTGGCATCCACTCATGACAAACTCCAGAGAGCCTTTGATAACATCATTCAGAAG GGCCATAAGAGGATGTTTGGAACCTATTTCCGTGTGGGCTTTTACGGCGCCAAGTTTGGCGACCTGGACGAGCGGGAATTCATTTACAAGGAGCCGGGGATCACGCACCTGCCCGAGATATCGCACAGGCTGGAG AACTTCTACAGTCAGTGCTTTGGAGACGACACGTTAGTGATGATCAAGGATTCTACACCAGTGGACAGAAAGCAGCTCAATTCCAGTAAA GCGTACATCCAGATCACTTTCGTGGAGCCTTACTTTGATGACTACGAGATGAAAGACCGGCTGACGAACTTCGAGAAGAACTTCAATCTGCGCCGCTTCATGTACACCACGCCCTTCACCAAGGGCGGGAGGCCGCGCGGCGAGCTCTACGAGCAGTACAAGAGGAAGACCATCCTCACCACCATGCACGCCTTCCCCTACGTCAAGACGCGCATCAACGTCATCCAGAAGGAGGAG TTCGACCTCACCCCCATTGAGGTGGCCATAGAGGACATGCAGAAGAAGACCAGGGAGCTGGCGTCGGCCACTCATCGAGAGCAACCCGATGCTAAGATGTTACAGATGCAGCTGCAGGGCTCGGTGGGAGCCACCGTCAACCAG GGCCCATTAGAGGTGGCCCAGGTCTTCCTGAATGAGATCCCGGCGGATCCGAAGCTCTTCCGTCATCACAATAAACTGCGCCTGTGCTTCAAGGAGTTTATAATGAG GTGTGGAGAGGCCGTGGAGAAGAATAAGCACCTGATCGCGGCGGACCAGAAAGAGTACcagcaggagctgaagaagaactACAACCGCCTGAGGGAGAACCTGAGGCCTATGCTGGAGAGGAAGATTCCTGAGCTCTATAAACCCATCATCAGACCTCGTCTGGAAAACAG GGATTCTTTCAAACGTCTGAGTCTCCGCAGAGCTCCGGAGGAAAACGCCTGA